One Bacillus amyloliquefaciens DSM 7 = ATCC 23350 DNA window includes the following coding sequences:
- the mfd gene encoding transcription-repair coupling factor has protein sequence MDNIQTFIKESDDFKSIVNGLHEGLKEQLLAGLSGSARSVFTSALAQETKRPIFFITHNLYQAQKVTEDLTALLGDQSVFLYPVNELISSEIAVASPELRAQRLDVINRLTNGEAPVVVAPVAAVRRMLPPKELWKSSQIVISLGDDIEPDQLSARLVEVGYERSDMVSAPGEFSIRGGIIDIYPLTSEHPVRIELFDTEVDSIRSFNSDDQRSIETLKTVAIGPAKELIIRAEEKARAMDRLDKGLADSLKKLKQDKQKEMLHINISHDKERLSTGQTDQELVKYLSYFYEKPASLLDYTPSDTLLVLDEVSRIHEMEDQLQKEEAEFTTSLLEEGKILHDINLSFSFQELMGQKRRPAIYFSLFLRHVQHTSPQNIVNVTSRQMQNFHGQMNVLTGEMERFKKSNFTVVFLGANKDRTDRLASVLADYEIEAAKTDSSKALVQGQVYVMEGELQSGFELPLMKLAVITEEELFKNRIKKKPRKQKLTNAERIKSYSELQVGDYVVHVNHGIGKYLGIETLEIKGIHKDYLNIHYQGSDKLYVPVEQIDQVQKYVGSEGKEPKLYKLGGSEWKRVKKKVENSVQDIADDLIKLYAEREASKGYAFSPDHEMQRQFEAAFPYQETDDQLRSIQEIKKDMERERPMDRLLCGDVGYGKTEVAIRAAFKAIADGKQVALLVPTTILAQQHYETIMERFQDYPINIGLLSRFRTRKESNETIKGLKNGTVDIVIGTHRLLSKDVVYKDLGLLIIDEEQRFGVTHKEKIKQIKANVDVLTLTATPIPRTLHMSMLGVRDLSVIETPPENRFPVQTYVVEYNGALVREAIERELARGGQVYFLYNRVDDIERKADEISMLVPDAKVAYAHGKMTENELESVMLNFLEGESDVLVSTTIIETGVDIPNVNTLIVFDGDKMGLSQLYQLRGRVGRSNRVAYAYFTYRRDKVLTEVAEKRLQAIKEFTELGSGFKIAMRDLTIRGAGNLLGAQQHGFIDSVGFDLYSQMLKEAIEERKGDTPKIEQFETEIDIELDAYIPENYIQDGKQKIDMYKRFRSITTIEEKNELQDEIIDRFGSYPKEVEWLFTVAEMKVYGKYERVELIKQDKDAVRFTISEEASAQIDGQKLFELGNKYGRQIGLGMEGKKLKISVQTKGRKTEEWLETVLGMLKGLQGVKKETIASS, from the coding sequence ATGGACAATATTCAAACCTTTATTAAAGAAAGCGATGATTTTAAATCCATTGTTAACGGTTTACATGAGGGGCTGAAGGAACAGCTGCTTGCGGGTCTGTCAGGTTCCGCGCGTTCTGTTTTTACCTCCGCCCTTGCACAGGAAACGAAAAGGCCGATTTTCTTTATCACCCATAATTTATATCAGGCCCAAAAAGTGACAGAAGATCTGACGGCGCTTCTCGGGGATCAATCTGTTTTTCTATACCCCGTAAATGAATTGATTTCTTCAGAAATTGCTGTAGCCAGTCCTGAACTGCGGGCTCAGCGGCTCGATGTCATTAATAGATTAACAAACGGAGAAGCCCCGGTCGTTGTGGCGCCCGTTGCGGCAGTTAGAAGAATGCTTCCGCCGAAGGAGCTGTGGAAAAGCAGCCAAATCGTCATTTCGCTTGGAGACGATATAGAACCGGATCAGCTGTCTGCCCGCCTTGTTGAGGTAGGGTATGAGCGTTCCGATATGGTTTCTGCACCCGGTGAATTCAGTATTCGCGGCGGAATTATCGACATTTATCCGCTGACATCAGAGCATCCGGTGCGAATTGAGCTGTTTGATACGGAGGTCGACTCCATCAGAAGCTTTAACTCTGATGACCAGAGATCAATTGAGACGCTCAAAACGGTGGCGATCGGACCGGCGAAGGAACTGATCATCCGGGCGGAAGAAAAAGCCCGCGCGATGGATAGGCTCGATAAAGGGCTTGCCGACAGTCTGAAAAAGCTGAAGCAGGACAAACAAAAAGAAATGCTTCATATCAACATCTCACATGATAAAGAACGATTATCAACGGGACAGACTGATCAGGAACTTGTGAAGTATCTCTCGTACTTTTACGAAAAACCTGCTAGTTTGCTAGATTATACCCCGTCAGACACCTTGTTAGTGTTAGACGAGGTCAGCCGCATTCATGAAATGGAGGATCAGCTCCAAAAAGAAGAGGCCGAATTTACGACAAGTCTGCTGGAGGAAGGGAAAATTCTGCATGACATTAACTTATCCTTCAGCTTTCAGGAGCTTATGGGCCAAAAGCGGCGTCCGGCAATTTATTTCTCATTATTTTTGCGTCATGTTCAGCATACAAGCCCTCAAAACATCGTGAATGTGACAAGCCGGCAGATGCAGAATTTTCACGGACAGATGAATGTGCTTACCGGTGAAATGGAGCGCTTTAAAAAATCAAACTTCACCGTTGTCTTTTTAGGGGCAAATAAGGACAGAACCGACAGATTGGCATCCGTGCTGGCTGATTACGAAATTGAAGCCGCAAAAACGGACAGCTCCAAAGCGCTTGTGCAAGGACAGGTCTATGTCATGGAAGGCGAACTGCAATCCGGTTTTGAACTGCCGCTGATGAAGCTGGCCGTCATTACAGAGGAAGAGCTGTTCAAAAACCGAATCAAGAAGAAGCCGAGAAAGCAGAAGCTGACAAATGCCGAACGGATCAAAAGCTATTCCGAGCTTCAAGTCGGTGACTATGTCGTCCACGTCAATCACGGGATCGGTAAGTATTTGGGGATCGAAACACTTGAAATCAAGGGCATTCATAAAGATTACCTCAATATTCACTATCAGGGCAGCGATAAGCTGTACGTCCCGGTAGAGCAAATCGACCAGGTGCAGAAGTACGTCGGCTCTGAAGGAAAAGAACCGAAGCTTTATAAACTGGGCGGCAGTGAATGGAAACGGGTTAAGAAAAAAGTCGAAAATTCCGTTCAGGACATCGCCGATGATCTGATTAAGCTTTATGCGGAACGCGAAGCAAGCAAAGGCTATGCTTTCTCGCCTGATCATGAAATGCAGCGGCAGTTCGAGGCTGCTTTCCCTTATCAGGAAACAGACGACCAGCTCCGTTCCATTCAGGAAATTAAAAAGGATATGGAAAGAGAGCGCCCGATGGACCGCTTGCTTTGCGGGGACGTCGGTTACGGTAAGACAGAGGTAGCCATCCGTGCGGCCTTTAAAGCGATCGCCGACGGGAAGCAGGTCGCGCTGCTTGTGCCGACGACGATACTCGCACAGCAGCATTACGAAACCATTATGGAACGTTTCCAAGACTACCCGATTAACATCGGTCTTCTCAGCCGGTTCAGAACGAGAAAAGAATCCAATGAGACCATCAAAGGCCTGAAAAACGGAACGGTAGATATCGTGATCGGAACCCACAGGCTTTTATCTAAAGATGTCGTCTATAAAGATCTCGGCTTGCTCATAATCGACGAAGAGCAGCGGTTCGGCGTCACACATAAGGAAAAAATCAAACAGATCAAAGCCAATGTTGATGTGCTGACTCTGACGGCGACTCCGATTCCTCGTACCCTTCATATGTCCATGCTCGGTGTGCGGGACTTATCTGTTATTGAAACGCCGCCGGAAAACCGTTTTCCTGTCCAGACGTATGTCGTGGAATACAACGGGGCGCTTGTAAGAGAAGCCATCGAAAGAGAACTGGCGCGCGGAGGGCAAGTATATTTCTTATACAACCGCGTGGATGACATTGAGCGGAAGGCTGACGAAATTTCCATGCTCGTTCCTGATGCGAAGGTGGCGTACGCCCACGGGAAAATGACCGAAAATGAATTGGAAAGCGTCATGCTTAATTTTCTGGAAGGGGAATCAGACGTCCTTGTCAGCACGACCATTATTGAGACAGGCGTAGACATACCAAACGTCAATACCTTAATCGTGTTTGACGGAGACAAAATGGGGCTGTCTCAGCTGTATCAGCTGAGAGGACGGGTTGGCCGTTCCAACCGCGTCGCTTACGCCTATTTTACGTATCGCAGAGACAAAGTGCTTACTGAGGTGGCGGAAAAACGGCTGCAGGCGATTAAAGAATTTACCGAGCTTGGTTCAGGCTTTAAAATTGCCATGCGTGACTTGACGATCAGGGGAGCGGGGAATCTCCTCGGCGCCCAGCAGCACGGTTTCATCGACTCAGTCGGTTTTGACCTGTACTCGCAGATGCTCAAGGAAGCGATTGAAGAGCGAAAAGGCGATACACCAAAAATCGAACAGTTTGAGACGGAAATCGACATCGAGCTTGACGCATATATCCCTGAAAACTATATACAAGACGGCAAGCAAAAAATCGATATGTATAAACGCTTCAGATCAATCACTACAATTGAGGAGAAAAACGAGCTTCAAGATGAAATCATCGACAGGTTCGGCAGTTACCCGAAAGAAGTTGAATGGCTGTTTACAGTTGCAGAGATGAAGGTGTACGGAAAATATGAACGCGTCGAACTCATCAAGCAGGATAAGGACGCAGTCAGATTTACCATTTCGGAAGAGGCCAGTGCACAGATTGACGGACAGAAATTGTTCGAACTCGGCAATAAATACGGCCGGCAAATCGGACTGGGAATGGAAGGGAAAAAGCTGAAAATCTCAGTACAGACGAAAGGCCGCAAAACGGAAGAGTGGCTGGAGACCGTACTCGGCATGCTGAAAGGCCTTCAGGGCGTGAAGAAAGAAACAATCGCGTCTTCATAA
- the pth gene encoding aminoacyl-tRNA hydrolase encodes MLVIAGLGNPGKTYENTRHNVGFMAIDELSKEWNIELNKTKFNGLYGMGFVSGKKVLLVKPLTYMNLSGECLRPLLDYYDADHEDLKVIYDDLDLPTGKIRLRTKGSAGGHNGIKSLIQHLGTPEFDRVRIGIGRPANGMKVVDYVLGAFTKEEAPHINDAVSKTVKACEASLTKPFLEVMNEFNANV; translated from the coding sequence ATGCTTGTGATTGCCGGTCTGGGTAACCCGGGGAAAACCTATGAGAACACGAGACACAATGTCGGCTTTATGGCCATTGACGAGCTTTCTAAAGAATGGAATATTGAACTGAATAAAACGAAATTCAACGGACTTTACGGAATGGGTTTTGTTTCCGGAAAAAAAGTTCTACTTGTTAAACCGCTTACATATATGAATTTATCAGGAGAATGTTTGCGGCCGCTGTTGGATTATTATGATGCCGACCATGAAGATTTGAAAGTCATATACGATGACCTTGATCTTCCTACGGGGAAAATCAGACTCCGGACGAAGGGGAGCGCAGGCGGACACAACGGAATTAAATCACTTATTCAGCACCTTGGAACCCCTGAATTTGACCGGGTCAGAATCGGAATCGGCCGTCCCGCCAACGGGATGAAAGTCGTTGACTATGTGCTGGGAGCTTTTACGAAAGAAGAAGCGCCGCATATCAATGATGCTGTCTCAAAAACGGTAAAAGCCTGCGAAGCTTCCTTAACGAAACCATTTTTAGAAGTTATGAACGAATTCAACGCAAATGTATAA
- a CDS encoding anti-sigma-F factor Fin family protein translates to MALHYFCRHCGIKVGSLEYTTVPTQSLGFQHLTNEERNDMISYKDNGDLHVLTICEDCQEALERNPHYHEHNTFIQ, encoded by the coding sequence ATGGCTTTGCATTATTTCTGCCGCCACTGCGGTATTAAGGTAGGGAGCCTGGAATATACGACGGTGCCGACACAGTCACTTGGATTTCAGCACTTAACAAATGAGGAAAGAAACGATATGATTTCATATAAAGACAATGGAGATCTCCATGTTCTTACAATTTGTGAAGACTGCCAAGAGGCGCTGGAACGGAATCCGCACTACCATGAACACAACACATTTATTCAATAA
- a CDS encoding polysaccharide biosynthesis protein — protein MNDSVGAKRQSAWKGAFVLVVAGIVTKILSAVYRVPFQNIVGDVGFYIYQQVYPFLGIAVMLSTSGFPVIISKLMNDYSDHKQKIMKISAFYVTAAGLVLFALMYAGAASLAGFMGDARLVMLIRVAAFAFVLFPFTAIFRGYFQGVHDMMPSALSQITEQLLRVAVLLGLSFWLLKSGRSLYAAGAGAASGSLAGSLAALCVLAVFWYKRKDTKTDGGHIETGVIVKKLLLYSVTICISSVLMLLIQLVDALNLYSLLSDGTGSHAAKQLKGIYDRGQPLLQLGTVFAVSIAASLVPSISKAVHENKPFIIKEKATSAVKLCLAVGIGAAAGLFCILDPVNIMLFQNSEGTQTLQIFSLSIFFASIALTAAAILQGAGHTVFPAVSVLAGGALKWVLNVWLVPGWGITGAALATVLAFAAAACLNLQRIWSKGWLTNLGGVFARLCGCSLLMVSFLLAYMKVWQLCVPVSRAGAAGESLSASVIGGLLFIYCMIRMKIFTDEELSSLPFGSTLSKLNKRREKYGR, from the coding sequence ATGAACGATTCAGTTGGCGCCAAACGGCAATCAGCATGGAAAGGTGCTTTTGTGCTCGTCGTTGCGGGGATCGTGACGAAGATATTAAGCGCCGTGTACAGGGTTCCTTTTCAGAATATTGTCGGTGACGTCGGATTTTACATTTATCAGCAGGTGTATCCGTTTTTAGGGATCGCGGTAATGCTGTCAACATCCGGATTTCCGGTAATCATCTCGAAATTAATGAACGATTATAGCGATCATAAACAAAAAATAATGAAAATTTCCGCCTTTTATGTCACGGCGGCCGGACTTGTTCTGTTTGCGCTCATGTATGCCGGTGCGGCGTCGTTGGCCGGTTTTATGGGTGACGCCCGCCTTGTGATGCTGATACGGGTCGCCGCGTTCGCTTTTGTATTGTTTCCGTTCACAGCGATTTTCCGGGGGTATTTCCAAGGCGTGCATGATATGATGCCGTCAGCCTTATCCCAGATTACGGAACAGCTTCTTCGTGTGGCGGTGCTTCTCGGTTTATCCTTTTGGCTTTTGAAAAGCGGCCGCTCATTATACGCGGCGGGTGCGGGCGCTGCCTCGGGGTCACTTGCCGGAAGCTTGGCGGCCCTTTGTGTATTGGCTGTATTCTGGTACAAGCGGAAAGACACAAAGACGGACGGCGGGCATATCGAAACAGGCGTCATTGTGAAAAAGCTGCTGCTTTATTCAGTCACCATCTGTATCAGCAGTGTATTGATGCTGTTGATTCAGCTCGTAGACGCCTTAAACTTATATTCCCTGCTTTCAGACGGGACAGGGAGCCATGCTGCGAAACAGCTGAAAGGCATATACGACCGCGGACAGCCGCTCCTTCAGCTGGGAACGGTGTTCGCCGTCAGTATCGCCGCGTCCCTGGTTCCCTCAATTTCAAAAGCGGTGCATGAGAACAAGCCGTTTATCATAAAAGAGAAAGCGACATCTGCCGTTAAGCTCTGCCTTGCGGTAGGGATCGGCGCGGCGGCCGGACTTTTTTGCATTTTAGATCCGGTGAATATCATGCTTTTCCAAAACAGCGAGGGGACGCAGACCTTACAAATATTCAGCTTATCTATCTTTTTTGCTTCGATTGCGCTTACGGCAGCCGCGATCCTTCAAGGAGCGGGACATACCGTTTTTCCCGCCGTGTCCGTCTTGGCGGGAGGTGCGCTGAAATGGGTGCTGAATGTTTGGCTGGTTCCGGGCTGGGGTATTACAGGAGCGGCGCTGGCGACCGTCTTGGCATTTGCCGCAGCCGCGTGCCTGAATCTGCAGAGAATTTGGTCGAAGGGCTGGCTGACGAATCTCGGCGGCGTTTTTGCCCGTCTATGCGGATGCAGTCTGCTGATGGTCTCTTTTCTGCTCGCATATATGAAGGTTTGGCAGTTATGTGTACCCGTCAGCAGGGCGGGAGCTGCAGGTGAAAGTTTATCTGCGTCAGTCATCGGAGGGCTTTTGTTTATTTATTGTATGATAAGAATGAAAATATTTACGGACGAAGAGCTGAGCAGCCTTCCTTTCGGCAGTACTTTAAGCAAATTGAATAAGAGGAGAGAAAAATATGGCAGGTAA
- the spoVT gene encoding stage V sporulation protein T, protein MKATGIVRRIDDLGRVVIPKEIRRTLRIREGDPLEIFVDRDGEVILKKYSPISELGDFAKEYADALYDSLGHSVLICDRDVYIAVSGSSKKEFLNKSISDLLEKTMDQRSSVLENDVKSAQLVNDIEEDMSSYTIAPIVANGDPIGAVVIFSKEQALGEVEHKAVETAASFLARQMEQ, encoded by the coding sequence ATGAAAGCTACAGGTATCGTACGTCGTATTGATGATCTAGGACGGGTCGTCATTCCTAAAGAAATTCGGAGAACACTGCGAATCAGGGAAGGAGACCCGCTTGAAATATTCGTTGACCGCGACGGAGAAGTTATATTGAAAAAATATTCTCCTATCAGTGAGCTTGGCGATTTTGCGAAAGAGTATGCAGATGCATTGTATGACAGTCTCGGCCATTCCGTCTTGATTTGCGACCGTGACGTGTATATTGCCGTTTCAGGCAGTTCGAAAAAAGAATTTCTGAACAAATCCATCAGCGATTTGCTCGAAAAAACGATGGATCAGCGCAGCTCAGTGTTAGAAAACGATGTGAAGTCCGCACAGCTTGTTAATGACATTGAAGAAGATATGAGCTCCTATACAATTGCTCCTATCGTGGCGAATGGCGATCCTATCGGTGCCGTGGTCATTTTTTCTAAGGAACAGGCTCTTGGAGAAGTAGAACATAAAGCGGTAGAAACGGCAGCCAGTTTTTTGGCGAGACAAATGGAACAGTAG